From the Fusarium keratoplasticum isolate Fu6.1 chromosome 14, whole genome shotgun sequence genome, the window CCTGTTGGACCAGGCTGGAGTTGACTTGGCTAGCACCAGCACCCCATATCCTGGCTCTGCAACATTGGGCATCATCAATTGACAGCGCATTCAGGTTTGGCATTATCCTACAGTCACCAGCTTTGTGTCGGGCTGAGATGATACTGGTTGTCATATATTTCTCTCTGACATGCACATTTGTGCCCCCCTTCCCGTTGGACTATACACAGCTGGATTGGCAGAATCGACCAACCTCAACTCCccactcctcctcttgcGCTATGCCAGTGCCCAAGCTAAGTTGCGGGCTCATGTGGTTATGCCCATTCAACACGAAAGATTGCAAACGGGGTCCCTCCCATTCCCTTTGGAAATCCGCCGTGGGCACTAGAATCTCGTCGATGGGATCTAGGCTCCCCGTCCAGACAGAGAACTTGACGCCAGACTCGACGACTGCATCGTCCAGCTTGTTCGATCTGAGAAACCCGAGAGGAGATGGCGTCTTGAGGTCTTTGCCGCCAAAGTAACCCTCCAACGCTTCGGCTCTACTTTTGGCCGCCTGCTCGAAGTGGAAAGGGACTGAGAGGAAGATGATTGCCCGAAGCTTGACCCCATGCTGAGTGCACTTAGTGATTGACTCACGCGAGGAACTGAATTGCCTGTGAAATAGGTACGTCGCTAAGTGTACCCCTCCGGCAGAGTTCCCCATGAGAAAGAGATTGATAGACTCATAACCGTCTTGCTTGGTCAAGCGATCCCGCACCCAGGCGATGGCGAGTGCGAGGTCTTCACCGCCTGAGGGAAATCGTCCTCCGTCAGACACAAGCCGATAGTTTGGAACCACGACGACGAAACCAAAAGTCGTTGCAAAGAAATGGCCCACGTTGCCATAGACGGTTCCATTCGCATAACCCGGAAGGACCTTGTCACCCTGCGTGAAGCCGCCACCGTATATCCACATGAGGACAGGTTTGGGCCCCGTGGATGAGTTCGACTCTGGATAGTAGACATCCAAGACTTGCCGAGGATCGTCCCCGTACTGAAGCGTCTCGCGATGGGTTGAGTGGATAGCTGCCTCACGTGCTGCGAGTAGGGGCGCGTAGGTTGCGAAGGTTGGACCAACGCTGTGGTCAATCTCGCGTCCAAGTTTAGGCAGATTGTTCATTGTGATAGAACGTGTGAGGTATGGACTATAGATTTAGTTGCCAAAGCGGTATGATGGTAGAGATGAGCGAGAATGGGGGGTGGACGAAATGTAGAGAACATTGACTGTCCTCGTAGCAAGCCTCCAGGCATGAGGGTTGTTTCATTTAACCCGAACCCGACAGCTGCTATTACTAATTCCCCCACAACATCCCGTTTCGTCTGTCTCCGCAAGTAACTGCCGAAACATGCTCCACAATGACAAGAAGGCCACGACCACTAGCGGAAACCCCACAAGACCCCTACTGCGTATGTCCGGGATCTAGGAGATGAACAGGCCGATGGTCAGAACCTCAGCTCCATGAGCAGCCCGGGGAGCGGTATCAAACTTCCGTAAGGGCCGCTGAGTAAAGGCATTGGAACTTGCTCACGACGAAGGAACATCGAACACGGCAAATATGTATATAAACACATGCCCTCACTGCCTTGACCCCGAGCAATCAACCGAATCAGCATTGTTATCTACAAGAAACAATCACGACTTACGAAGCTACATTCATTGTTACTCATTACATCTTTGGTACAATGGAAGGTCTCTCAATCCTGCGTGGCAACCAGGCCGGAATTTCAGGATGGCCCGAAGCTCCTACTTCATTTAAGCCTCAGGACGTGGGTGCGACTCTCACGGGGTTCCAGAGGCCTATCCGCGTCGAGGGAGAGATTTACAACCTCGAGATTGAGGGTGAAATTCCAAAGAGCATCGCAGGAACCTTCTACCGCATCATGCCTGACCCAGCCTTTCCGCccttcatcaaggacgacatTGTACGCTGGCCCGGCTCCCATCTGGAAGAAGCGCCTCTACTGACTGGAGTTCCAGTGGATGAATGGAGATGGCGTTGTCTCATCATTTCGCATCAAGGATGGCCATGTCGATTTCAAGCAGCGTTACGTTGAAACGGAGAAGCTGAAGGCCGAAAAAGAGGCAAGGAGAGCACTTCTCGGTGTGTCAGGAATTTTCTAGAACAATTACTGCGCTTTTCtattccttcttctctctgtCTCCCTCACACTTACACACCACATTATGCCACATTTTCGGCCGCTAATACACCGTCCAGGGAGATACCGTAACAAGTTCACTGATGCCATCGACTTCCGTGTCCGCACAGTTGCAAACACCACAGTCTTCCCGTTTCGGGACAAGATCTTCGCGCTCAAGGAGGACGGACCCCCTCACGCCATGGATCCCATTACCCTCCAAACCTACGGTGTGTGGGACTTTGATGGGCAATGGGATAGTGAAACCTTTACTGCTCATCCCAAGTACGACACCACTACTCGCGAGATGACGGCATTTGGATATGAAGCCAAGGGCGTCGCGACCAAAGACATTCTTTATGGGTCTTTTGATAAGCACGGAAAGATGACTGAGAAGGTTTGGTTCACGGCGCCCGTGTGTGGCTTTCAGCATGAAATGGCAATGACGGAGAATTTTGTGAGACCGCAATTGAATCATCCCGTTGCTAATTGGTTACCCTGACACTTCTACAGGTCCTATTCCCGATCATCCCGTCCCATTGCGACTTGGAGCGTCTCAAGTCCGGCGGCTCCCACTGGCAGTGGGAACCCGAGCAGCCGTACTATATTGGAGTCCTTCCTAGGCGCGGAGCCAAGACGACCGATATCAAGGTGAGTGATCCTGCATGGCCTCAGCCCGTCTCTAGCTGATCAAGGCAAAAGTGGTTCTACGGCGATAACGCATACATTGGTCACGTCGCCAACGCTTGGGAAGAGGACGGCAAGATTCACCTTTACATGGCTTACGCGGAGGGGAACATCTTTGGTTTCTTCCCTGACAAGGACGGAAAGGCACCGCCACCTGGGACCTACCCGAACAAGCTCGCGCGCTGGATCATTGACCCCGAGTCAGACGAACTTCATCTTTCGAAACCTGAGACCGTCATTGGCCAAGACAACGAATTCTTCCGTGTGGATGATCGTTTCGTCGGCTACAAGACTAGATACATTTTCGGTGCTATTAATGATGACTCGAATGGAGGTACCGACTGGGGTTTTGTCGCTCAACGCATCGGAGGTACTTTCGACACGCTCGTGGCCCCTTATCCGCAGGATCAAAGCTGACTTGTGTTACAGGAGGGTTCCCACCCTTTAACTCCATATACAAGAAGGATTTGAAGACAAACAAGATCGACGTGTACTCTAACGGACCCTACAGACTGTATCAGGAGCCTGTTTTCATCCCTCGCAATCtggacgccgaggaggctgatggaTACCTGATCGGTCTGACAATGAACTATGAGGAAATGATCAGTGAACTGGTCATCTTGGATACACGGGACTTGAGCAAGCACGTAGCTCTGTGCCGCCTTCCATTGAAATTGCGTATGGGCATACACGGAAGCTGGGTTGATGACACCGACGTTGACGGCCACGCTGAGATGCCTACCAAGCCTTGAGTTGGCTCGTCCGGAAATTTTCGGTGTAGGGATTTTTCATCTAGTTTACTGAAATGGCTCATACTATTTTCACACTTGTGCTTCCTCCTAACGCGATATCAGTCCCTGTTGTTCTTGTGTTATGGTGCTCCCATGCGCCATAACTATCCCGGGCTGCTTCTGTACTACGAAACCTGTTTAGAGCCCTTTTGCATCATGTTGTCTATGCGGTCAATGTGTATTGTCTATGAGGGTGTCTTTACTATGGCTTGAAGCAATCCTAGATCTTTCTGATTCTTAGGCTCTTTGGCCTTCGTTCGATACCGCTGGAAGGCTCATAACACACCTGttctcgaggccaaggagattctAAAGCATGGCGCCAAGCTTCCTGGTGCTGACAGCCATCCCGGAATACTGCAAATGTTCATCCACTTGATGGAGATGTCGACCTCAGTCGAGACCCGCCATCAAAGCAAGCAATAGGCTCCGGCATCTTGTCCCCAATGCGGGATAACTGCAGCACAGGCCTAGCCATATCGATATGCTTGTCGGGGATTATCAGAAAGCCATGGAGGATAATATGAGAGCCACGATTGCAAACGACAAGTACCTTTCCAAGCAGCAGCCTGGACACCGTGTCTTCTACAACATCTATCGTCTTCACGACTATCACTCACTGATATACGCCGCAATGATGTGCGGacaggctgctgaggcctTGGCGGCTGTGAGCCGTATGGAAGCGACTGTCACTGAAGAGCTCTTGAACACTAAGTCGCCGCCTATGGCCAACTGGACTGAGTCATTTCTATCCGTCCTCATTCATGTCTTGATCCATTTCGGCATGTgggagcagctcaagaagctccctCTTCCAACTGATACAGTTCTCTACTCTGTTCTTACTGCAAACACGCATTACGGTAAAGCCATTGCATGGGCTGCTACTGGTAATATTGAAGAGGCGGAGAAAAAAAGGGCCCTAATCCAGCAAGCAGCTGCGTGTCTTCCCGAGTCACGTCTTGACTTCCCTAATAAGGTTGTCGACATTCTTAAGGTTGCGGCGGCGGTGCTTGACGGAGAGCTACAATACTGGCGTGGGAACTACGAGGATGCATTCAAGAGTCTAAGAGTAGTTattgaacttgatgatggcctcgttTACTCTGAGCCTTGGGGCTGGATGCTATCGACAAGGCACCCTTATGGGGCTATTGAAAGCTACGTACGAAGTACAAGGATTATCGGCATTCCCGGCCAATCGGAAGTGCCTTATCTGTCCATTGCCACCGGATTTGACAGGTTAACTAACTCCAGAGTGGAAGTCATCTGGAGACACTCATAACATCCGCAAATGCTCAGACGTCCTTCGAACGACATCTTGTCAATATTTTTTGGCCCTTTTGATGACATCTTCGCATTCTCTACGCAGTAGCTCTTCAAGCTGAAGCCTGATTCCCCCCACTTGACCGCCCTCTCGCGTACATTCATCATGTACGCCTTTCTGGATCGTCTGCAGTTACAACCGTGCGTGCACGGATGTGTTCTTGAGAGTTCTCTCCATACTCCGTAGCGCTTTGCAGATCATTCCCTTTAGCGAGGGCGCCATTACCGACTGTCCGGTCTGGTGCCACTGCACACTGGAAGTTACTTACAAAATGCATCAACCGCTGGCGGTTTTTTATGGACTTTGACGAACAAACCATCGTCACCTTTTTACCAAACCATCCTCCAACTACACACGAGTTTCTCAACTTCACATATACATTATCATGGCTCTCTAAATTCGCCAGCTGGATCTCAACGACTTCGAGACCGGTTTAGCTGTGGAGACAGCCGCGTTCCCGCCGGTCGAGGCTGCGACTCGTGAAAAGGTATCAAGACAGTTTTGTCTCCATATAACCATCGTTGCGTGAAGTCGAGGTCTGATTGAATATTGATAGATTGAGTGCCGTTTGACGGTTTGCCCAGAGCTATGTTTCTACGAGCTGGACAAGCACTGCCTCCTCGCGCACCACAAGATATCCccctcatcaccaagctgTATTCTTCTTCAGACGATATCCTGATTGGGCATGTCATTCCATCAAGTCAGAAAACACATCGGTCAGAGATGAGGATATGGATTGCCCCCCGATTGGAAGGTCAATCCCCAGGCCGATTATGACGTCGGCCATAAGAAGAATGGCAGGACCATTCATTGCCTTACATGCCCTTGCTATCTCTCCCGAGTACCAGAGATCAGGTTTCGGGAAAGCTCTTATAGGAGCTTACATTAATCTGATGAAGCAGAGCGGTACTGCTTACCGAATCTCTATCTTGACGTATGACTGCCCTGTTCCGTACTACACGAAGCTTGTGTTCGAACAGTATGGAAAGAGCGAATCGGAATATGCTGATATTTCTTGGCATGATCTGGCAAGCCCCTTGTTTGTGCGACGATTTCCTTTTTTGCTGAAATATCATAGTCCTACATCTTCTACAACGCGGGTATCACTGCTCTCTTTATGCTTCCCTTTCCCCTTTATTTCTTCTCTCAGCAGACGATACAAGAGCAACTTCGAGCACTTGACAAGAACAGCACGGCCATTGTCGACggacttcttcctctcctcaacgTGACCTCCAAGATGAGGGAGCGTCTTTGCCTGCGTCGGTTCAAATCGCTTACAGGAACTTGTTAGTCTGTGAAGCATAGCTTTTCTTGGCATACCTGCTCGGGATTTTTCCTCGTATGTGAGCTTTCCTCCGAAGACTTGTAAGTTCCGGCCGGCACAATGCGAGAGCAAGGGCGCATCTGGCGCTTTCGGTGAACACAGAAGCACGAAAAGAAATACGGGACGATtgtcatcatggccaaggagatATGGTCACCGCGTTGGTGAGGTCTTATGATTATGAATCGTCTTTTGTGGTTGAAGGAGAGAGGGTAGTTCTCAGGATCATAGGCATAGATAAAAGCAACAATAGAATGAGTTTAATCGTGGTTCAAATCATCTATCTCAATTAAGTTCTCGTAGCTCCGCGCGTTTCCAATATCGTCCGCTTCCTTTCCTAGCACTGCCATGGTAATTCGGTGAAGCAGTCGCATCGACGGTATTAGTAACTAGTCGCAATTTAGACTTTGCTCGCTTGAATGATGGCTCCTTGATCATCTAGCAGTTCATTCACTGACAGAGAAATCTACCCATGACACATATAAGGCCAGACCTGGAAGCTGCACACAACATCATAAAAACGAATTCCCCAGGAGATATGGCCGGTTGGGCAGTTTGTATCCCACCCTGCGCGGTAGAGAGACCAGTACACCGGGCGTCGGCCTATAGACGTCCGCTGATACAAGAGGCTGGACCTTATAGCCCATGGTCTCCCATGGCGTCACCCACGATCATGACTCCAGGACTAAGCACAGAATAAAATCGATCTAGAACTTCAGCTAAATAGAACGCCAGCTCCTACCGTTCGAAATTACACCCATACCTGACCCCAGGGCTAGGTCTATTGATTACATCACTTCTAAGTTAAGCCTCCGACGCGCAGGTAATAGACCCAGACCTAACATCTTCTTCAAACCTAGGGCGCTTCTCTTGGAGCAGATGCATTACCGCTTTGGCAATCACCTGGCATACCCTCGACCACTCTGTGCGTGACAGCAATATCCTGCGCAGCTCGTGCAGCAGACGCGACCGGCCACCTCTTCCGCCGAAGATTCCCACGCCTGGGATATGGATACGGGCGACTCCTCCGTTGTTGACCCATCGTTCCAAAGCCGGGCGATCAGACACACGGTCTGATCGGATGATTAACCTGGAGGAAGTATGTTGACTCTCAAAATCTTCTTCCTCTATCAACTGATCATACATCCAAATGTACAAAGTTGCTGTCAACAGAGACAGGGCGTCATAAGCGGCAAAGGTGCTTTTGGTGCGCAAGATGTTGAAAACAGTGATGGCATGAAGGAGGCACTGGCGGGCCACTCGTTCATGTTGGAAAGCCCACCCAGTCAACTCCAGCTTGGCGGCCTCAACTTGTCCATCATCCACTTGCCATCCCGCAAAGGCCAGAATACTTCTCATAGGGACATCCCTCAGCAGATGAATCAAGATGTGCAAGACATCCTGGTCTCCAGATACCGGCTTAGAAGGTAGGCCTGATTCTTGTACAGGTTGGAGAAGGTCTAATTCGCTGGCAACAGAGCTTCTCATGATTTTCAAGAGCCCTCTAGGATCTACACGGCCAAGCCCTGTCCATTGTTGCTGGAATAGGGCCGTAGAAATGGACGGGAAGAGCACTTGCCGGAAGGGTGAGTTTCGAAGCCGTTCCATGGTCAATCTCTCCTCTGTGTAGATATAGACGAACAAGAGTTTCTGCACATAGCCATCGGCTTTGGGTGCATTTTTCCAATCAAGCAAGCTATCGTTGCCCGGCGACGATGGTTGATGCCGGCACTCTACCAAAGCCTGCCGCCATTCTTCCTCGCTGTGACATTTCCAGACGGACTCCTCACAAGGTAGGGTGTTCGTCAAGTCCGTCAGCTCAACTGATGGCCGAATGTCATGGAATACGAATTGCAGACATTCCAGAAAGTACACGCTGTGTAATACACGAATGCGAGATTCTGCGGCGATCCATCTTTTCCAATCTTGTTCAGCAAGGCGCTGTTCAAGGGTTTGCTCAGTCGAGAGGGACAGCTGTGGATTGTCGGTTTTTAACACACGAGAAAGTGTGATGAGCTTATTCTTCTCATACTGTCGCGCCACTTGATGCTTCTTGCCACCGTTGAATAGCATGCAGATATCCCGAAGCAGTATGATTTGTGCCCACGTCAAGTCTGTGGACGACGGGATCTCGGGGCAATGCATCTTAACCGCCTTGTCTAACAGATCCTGGAGAATGTTGGCAAACAGCGGTGCGTTCTTGAGAGCTGAAAACTGAGCACCCACGACAGCCACTGCTAAGAGAAGAACCCATGATatgtcgtcatcctccagcAGTGTTGGGTGAAGGAAGGGAAAGTGGTCCGCGAAATGCTCAAAGTATAGCTCAAGAAATGTCTGAAAAGTGACCTTGTCCATAAAGGGACCTAGGTACTGGTTCTGTTCTGTATAAAAATCGGCAACCTTCTGGAAGGCGTTCTGGGCCGTCTGCCGGAGATAGCCAAAGAGTTGCGCATGAATGACATTTTGATCCTCCGAAGTCAAGACGGGGAGTTGAGCGCTGGAATCCTGACCAGGCCACTGGTTGCGCTGCGAGGACTGCACACGAATGGAATCTCCGGTTCCCTCCGTTCTGCTGGCGTGCAGATCTTGCAGCGACACATCAGGGTATGCGAATGAGGTTGACTCTTGCGCCAGAAAGGGGCCACGACTAGGTTCGAGATCCGTGGAAGGAAGGTAGCCCAAGTCCGGGTAAAGAGGGTCGGGATAGTCTGTTACCCAGAAGAGGCTGTTGTGAGAGGGAAGGTCGTTTATCAACCACGGGAGGCTATTGAAGAGATCGTTGTTGTGCTCGAAAGCTGTCATTGCGCTCTCATGATCGTTACCGGTGAGAGCAGATGTTTCGTCGGCTCCAAGGTCACCGGAGCTGGCCGGATCATTTGTGTTTAGGCCGGAGCGAGGTAATCTTTCCGTGGAGGAGGGGTCATCATTGTCTGCCGGAGAAGCATCGTCATGCAGCGAGACCGTTGGAGCGGGCGTCTGAACGGCCATCAGGGGTTCGTCCGTGTCGGCCACATCCCGACGTCGAGGGGATTCAGGAGAGACGGGGTTAGGTCGATACTGGCACGGCACCTTCTTCGAAGCACACCGCGCGCAGGGATCCCCGCCAGTGCATCGTTGTTTAGCGAGAGCACAGTTCGAACAAGCTCGATTTCGACGTcccgaggatgccgagtGTAGAATCTCGACTGCGTCGGCAGGGTCAATTCGATGGCTGCTCACATGCCTTTGCAAAGCGTCTCTGTGATGTAGCAGATCAATGAGGTTGGCGTCTCAAAAAAAGCTGACGCAAGAGTGTGACGAGTACCTTCGTGAGAAATGTTTTGAGCAGAGCCTGCATGTGAAAGGACGGGCGCCCGAGTGACGGAGAACGTGCCGCTCCAGATGCTCTTTTCGCTTGAAGCTTGCATTGCAATGCGTGCATTGTAACAGCGGCATCTGATCCGTGGTTGTGAAGTCTGCGGTCGCGTTCGCCGGGCTTCagaagggaagggggagGGGTTCTACG encodes:
- a CDS encoding Lignostilbene-alpha,beta-dioxygenase isozyme III produces the protein MEGLSILRGNQAGISGWPEAPTSFKPQDVGATLTGFQRPIRVEGEIYNLEIEGEIPKSIAGTFYRIMPDPAFPPFIKDDIWMNGDGVVSSFRIKDGHVDFKQRYVETEKLKAEKEARRALLGRYRNKFTDAIDFRVRTVANTTVFPFRDKIFALKEDGPPHAMDPITLQTYGVWDFDGQWDSETFTAHPKYDTTTREMTAFGYEAKGVATKDILYGSFDKHGKMTEKVWFTAPVCGFQHEMAMTENFVLFPIIPSHCDLERLKSGGSHWQWEPEQPYYIGVLPRRGAKTTDIKWFYGDNAYIGHVANAWEEDGKIHLYMAYAEGNIFGFFPDKDGKAPPPGTYPNKLARWIIDPESDELHLSKPETVIGQDNEFFRVDDRFVGYKTRYIFGAINDDSNGGTDWGFVAQRIGGGFPPFNSIYKKDLKTNKIDVYSNGPYRLYQEPVFIPRNLDAEEADGYLIGLTMNYEEMISELVILDTRDLSKHVALCRLPLKLRMGIHGSWVDDTDVDGHAEMPTKP
- a CDS encoding Fungal-trans domain-containing protein, with product MAVQTPAPTVSLHDDASPADNDDPSSTERLPRSGLNTNDPASSGDLGADETSALTGNDHESAMTAFEHNNDLFNSLPWLINDLPSHNSLFWVTDYPDPLYPDLGYLPSTDLEPSRGPFLAQESTSFAYPDVSLQDLHASRTEGTGDSIRVQSSQRNQWPGQDSSAQLPVLTSEDQNVIHAQLFGYLRQTAQNAFQKVADFYTEQNQYLGPFMDKVTFQTFLELYFEHFADHFPFLHPTLLEDDDISWVLLLAVAVVGAQFSALKNAPLFANILQDLLDKAVKMHCPEIPSSTDLTWAQIILLRDICMLFNGGKKHQVARQYEKNKLITLSRVLKTDNPQLSLSTEQTLEQRLAEQDWKRWIAAESRIRVLHSVYFLECLQFVFHDIRPSVELTDLTNTLPCEESVWKCHSEEEWRQALVECRHQPSSPGNDSLLDWKNAPKADGYVQKLLFVYIYTEERLTMERLRNSPFRQVLFPSISTALFQQQWTGLGRVDPRGLLKIMRSSVASELDLLQPVQESGLPSKPVSGDQDVLHILIHLLRDVPMRSILAFAGWQVDDGQVEAAKLELTGWAFQHERVARQCLLHAITVFNILRTKSTFAAYDALSLLTATLYIWMYDQLIEEEDFESQHTSSRLIIRSDRVSDRPALERWVNNGGVARIHIPGVGIFGGRGGRSRLLHELRRILLSRTEWSRVCQVIAKAVMHLLQEKRPRFEEDVRSGSITCASEA
- a CDS encoding TPR domain-containing protein — protein: MEDNMRATIANDKYLSKQQPGHRVFYNIYRLHDYHSLIYAAMMCGQAAEALAAVSRMEATVTEELLNTKSPPMANWTESFLSVLIHVLIHFGMWEQLKKLPLPTDTVLYSVLTANTHYGKAIAWAATGNIEEAEKKRALIQQAAACLPESRLDFPNKVVDILKVAAAVLDGELQYWRGNYEDAFKSLRVVIELDDGLVYSEPWGWMLSTRHPYGAIESYVRSTRIIGIPGQSEVPYLSIATGFDRRPSNDILSIFFGPFDDIFAFSTQ
- a CDS encoding COesterase domain-containing protein — protein: MNNLPKLGREIDHSVGPTFATYAPLLAAREAAIHSTHRETLQYGDDPRQVLDVYYPESNSSTGPKPVLMWIYGGGFTQGDKVLPGYANGTVYGNVGHFFATTFGFVVVVPNYRLVSDGGRFPSGGEDLALAIAWVRDRLTKQDGYESINLFLMGNSAGGVHLATYLFHRQFSSSRESITKCTQHGVKLRAIIFLSVPFHFEQAAKSRAEALEGYFGGKDLKTPSPLGFLRSNKLDDAVVESGVKFSVWTGSLDPIDEILVPTADFQREWEGPRLQSFVLNGHNHMSPQLSLGTGIAQEEEWGVEVGRFCQSSCV